The Williamwhitmania taraxaci genome has a segment encoding these proteins:
- a CDS encoding BatD family protein codes for MKRFILILLFACSQLSLFSQEVVFEASASQVVEVGERFPLTFTLNAKPSAFAQPEIRGFSVLAGPSQSSSSNFEVINGQVSQSYTLVYTYILQADKEGKYRIGSAEVKVNGKTYTSTPFEIEVVKGENSTNQADRSSQNSESESGDLFVRVELSKQSVYLGEALVATIKLYSRGVSVSNFENMTFPSFNGFWSQEIETPSQFVFQRESLNGKVYSAGVIKKWLLFPQQKGKIKIDPYILDCIIQVRGNAPQNIFDGFFTSSQAVKRKLVSSISTVVVKDLPANQPATFTGAVGNFTIESTIDRTKLKANEAASYRIKITGNGNLKLISAPKISFPPDFESYDPKITESIKSQNSGSTGFKIFEYPLIPRSAGDFTIPEVQFTFFDPQKGTYTTVKTSDIAMTVLPDPNGGSQVVSSGGVSKQDLKVLGKDIKYISIQPQTFEKVNALYITNWLYYVGYLLVIVISILLALFLSVRQKVKSDVLLYKNKTANKIAKKRLKNAAIALKLNDNDSYFDALHNAILGYLSDKLSIKSGELTSERAVDLLKEKSVAEKTISDLLEVLSICEFARYSPAATVERREEVYSNAVELISTLEQTIR; via the coding sequence ATGAAAAGGTTTATACTCATACTGCTTTTTGCATGCAGCCAATTATCTCTTTTTAGTCAAGAAGTTGTTTTTGAGGCATCGGCTTCTCAAGTTGTGGAGGTAGGAGAACGATTTCCCCTTACATTTACCCTGAATGCAAAGCCTTCTGCATTCGCACAACCCGAAATTCGCGGGTTTTCAGTTCTTGCTGGACCAAGCCAATCGAGTTCTAGTAATTTTGAAGTAATAAATGGACAGGTTTCTCAGTCCTATACTTTAGTATATACCTATATTTTACAAGCCGATAAGGAAGGGAAATATCGAATTGGTTCAGCCGAAGTAAAAGTAAATGGTAAGACCTATACCTCAACTCCTTTTGAAATCGAGGTTGTTAAAGGTGAAAACTCAACTAATCAAGCAGATAGAAGTAGTCAGAACTCGGAATCGGAATCTGGAGACCTCTTTGTGCGTGTAGAGTTATCGAAACAGTCGGTATACTTAGGTGAAGCTTTGGTCGCAACGATTAAGCTGTATTCTCGAGGGGTAAGTGTTTCAAATTTTGAGAATATGACCTTTCCATCGTTCAACGGCTTTTGGAGTCAGGAAATTGAGACTCCTAGTCAATTTGTCTTTCAACGCGAATCATTGAATGGAAAAGTATACAGCGCAGGAGTTATTAAAAAATGGCTGCTGTTTCCTCAACAGAAAGGCAAAATTAAAATCGATCCCTATATCCTCGATTGCATAATCCAAGTTAGAGGAAATGCTCCTCAAAATATTTTTGATGGCTTCTTCACTTCCTCACAAGCCGTTAAGCGAAAGTTGGTAAGTTCAATATCTACAGTAGTAGTTAAGGATTTACCCGCAAACCAACCCGCTACATTTACTGGAGCAGTTGGCAACTTTACGATCGAATCAACGATCGACCGAACCAAGTTAAAGGCAAATGAAGCAGCTTCGTATCGCATTAAAATCACTGGAAATGGAAATTTGAAGCTTATTAGCGCTCCTAAAATCTCTTTTCCTCCCGATTTTGAGTCATACGATCCGAAGATTACTGAAAGTATAAAATCGCAGAATTCAGGTTCCACCGGTTTCAAAATATTTGAGTATCCATTGATACCGCGAAGCGCTGGTGATTTTACAATACCTGAAGTGCAATTTACTTTTTTTGATCCACAAAAGGGAACATACACTACGGTAAAAACTTCTGATATTGCCATGACTGTTCTCCCCGATCCAAATGGAGGTTCGCAGGTTGTATCTTCTGGTGGCGTTTCAAAACAAGACCTCAAGGTTCTAGGCAAAGACATAAAATATATTAGTATACAGCCACAAACCTTCGAAAAAGTTAATGCATTATACATCACTAATTGGCTTTACTACGTGGGCTATCTACTTGTAATTGTTATTTCCATTCTCCTTGCATTGTTCTTGTCCGTGCGGCAAAAAGTAAAATCGGATGTTCTGTTATATAAAAACAAAACAGCTAATAAAATCGCGAAAAAGAGATTGAAAAATGCGGCTATTGCATTGAAATTAAATGACAACGACAGTTATTTCGATGCGCTGCACAACGCAATTCTGGGTTACCTTTCCGATAAGCTGAGTATAAAATCAGGGGAATTAACTTCGGAACGAGCAGTTGACTTGCTTAAAGAAAAATCAGTGGCAGAAAAAACAATTTCGGATCTATTAGAAGTACTTTCTATTTGTGAATTTGCCCGTTACTCACCCGCGGCCACAGTAGAGCGGCGCGAAGAGGTTTATTCTAATGCTGTAGAACTTATCAGCACCTTGGAACAAACTATTCGATAG
- a CDS encoding vWA domain-containing protein → MGQLVFDNPEVLYLLLCLIPAIVWYVLRQKDQNATLQLSTIRGLEKVGNSWKTHFRHIPFVLKSLAFALIIFAIARPQSTENWENTTTEGIDIIIALDISSSMLARDFQPDRITAAKAMGMQFITGRPNDRIGLVIFSGESFTQCPLTSDHAALINLMKEVQSGLIEDGTAIGNGLGTAISRLKESKAKSRVVILLTDGVNNRGEIAPLTAAEIAHTYGIRVYTVGVGSMGMAPYPMQTPFGIRMQDMEVQIDEPMLKEISKMTDGKYFRATSNRKLEEVYSAIDKLEKSKVDIKTLSKKEEQFFPFALAALLLIALDFIVKVTILRTIP, encoded by the coding sequence ATGGGACAACTAGTTTTTGATAACCCCGAAGTGCTTTACCTGCTGTTATGCCTTATTCCAGCAATCGTTTGGTATGTTCTTCGTCAAAAAGATCAAAATGCAACGCTGCAACTTTCAACCATACGTGGGCTCGAGAAAGTAGGGAATTCATGGAAGACTCACTTTAGGCATATTCCATTTGTTTTAAAATCGCTGGCATTTGCCCTAATAATTTTTGCAATAGCCCGTCCTCAATCAACCGAAAACTGGGAAAATACGACAACTGAGGGGATTGATATTATTATCGCATTGGATATTTCAAGTAGTATGTTGGCCCGCGATTTTCAACCCGATCGAATTACTGCTGCGAAAGCAATGGGTATGCAATTTATTACTGGCCGGCCAAACGATAGAATCGGGCTGGTCATTTTTAGCGGCGAGAGTTTTACTCAGTGCCCCTTAACTTCCGACCACGCTGCCCTAATTAATCTTATGAAGGAGGTTCAGAGTGGTTTAATTGAGGATGGAACCGCTATTGGGAATGGGTTAGGTACCGCAATTTCCCGATTAAAGGAGAGCAAGGCAAAAAGTCGCGTTGTTATTCTCTTGACCGATGGTGTCAACAATAGAGGTGAAATTGCGCCTCTCACCGCTGCTGAAATTGCACACACCTATGGCATACGGGTATATACGGTTGGCGTTGGCTCCATGGGTATGGCTCCTTATCCAATGCAAACACCATTTGGTATCCGGATGCAGGATATGGAAGTTCAGATTGACGAGCCCATGCTTAAAGAAATTTCTAAAATGACCGATGGAAAATATTTCAGAGCAACGAGCAATCGTAAGCTGGAGGAAGTATACTCTGCCATCGATAAACTTGAGAAATCGAAGGTTGATATTAAAACCTTAAGCAAAAAGGAAGAACAATTTTTCCCATTCGCACTTGCCGCGCTTTTACTTATCGCACTCGATTTTATTGTTAAGGTGACAATTCTAAGAACAATTCCTTAA
- a CDS encoding VWA domain-containing protein, whose protein sequence is MFRFANPDFLYLLIALPLLMAIYYLAYRIRKRAIRKFGDFEVLKELMPEASSKRPLVKAIMLCLVFLSLTFAMARPQLGAKLKEVKRRGVELVIALDVSNSMLARDISPNRLERAKQAIARLVDRLSDDRIGLIVFAGDAYVQLPVTSDYVSAKMFLGSINPGMVPTQGTSIGKAIDLAVNSFSEQNQKGRTLIIITDGENHEDDALTSAKRAANNGIIIHTIGIGKPQGSPIPVSTGSSAFLTDSDGKIVMSKLDEDILSSIASATGGVYTLANNSNFGLNDVLAQIRKMDKQEFSSKVYSEYDEKFLYFLWFALFLLFVEFFILERKNRWQEKFEFFKSRLK, encoded by the coding sequence ATGTTTCGGTTCGCTAATCCTGATTTTTTATATTTGCTTATTGCATTGCCTTTACTGATGGCCATTTACTATTTGGCTTATCGAATAAGGAAACGGGCTATTCGTAAATTTGGCGATTTTGAGGTCCTAAAGGAGTTAATGCCTGAAGCCTCATCCAAACGTCCGCTCGTAAAAGCAATAATGTTGTGCCTCGTATTTCTCTCCTTAACCTTCGCTATGGCGCGTCCACAGCTTGGTGCAAAGCTTAAAGAAGTTAAACGAAGAGGAGTAGAGTTAGTCATTGCCCTAGATGTTTCCAATAGCATGTTGGCTCGAGATATTTCACCCAACAGGTTAGAACGAGCAAAGCAAGCTATTGCGCGATTGGTCGATAGACTGTCCGACGACCGAATTGGTTTAATAGTTTTTGCCGGCGATGCTTATGTTCAGCTACCGGTAACTTCCGATTATGTTTCTGCAAAAATGTTTCTGGGAAGTATCAATCCTGGAATGGTTCCAACCCAAGGAACGTCAATTGGGAAAGCGATTGATTTGGCTGTAAACTCGTTTAGCGAACAAAATCAAAAAGGCAGAACACTCATAATTATTACCGATGGCGAAAACCATGAGGATGATGCCTTAACTTCGGCAAAAAGGGCAGCTAACAATGGCATTATTATCCATACCATTGGAATTGGTAAGCCTCAAGGATCACCGATTCCGGTAAGCACAGGCAGTAGTGCCTTTCTAACAGACTCCGACGGTAAGATCGTGATGTCGAAGTTGGACGAAGATATACTCTCGTCCATTGCGTCGGCTACAGGGGGCGTATATACGCTCGCAAATAATTCCAACTTTGGACTCAATGATGTGCTTGCACAAATTCGGAAAATGGACAAGCAAGAGTTTAGTTCAAAGGTATACTCAGAGTATGATGAGAAATTTCTTTACTTCCTTTGGTTTGCCTTATTTCTTCTCTTCGTTGAATTTTTCATTTTAGAAAGAAAAAACCGGTGGCAAGAAAAGTTTGAATTTTTTAAATCTCGCTTGAAATGA
- a CDS encoding tetratricopeptide repeat protein, with translation MKIILTFIVILLAVFQSLSQVDKKNIRMGNRLYEKEKYLDSEVKYRKALENNPNSVDAMFNLGDALYKQGKVEESAKVFNEALPLVKQKEQRDHLANTLYNLGNSLLKAKKFDESINAYKHSLRANPKDSDTKYNLAYAMQMKKQDQKKKDDKNKDKNKPDDQKKKDPNKDKNDQDKQQPQKPQQKISKDDAERILNALQNNEQKVQEKAREQKGQPVKVKVQKNW, from the coding sequence ATGAAAATAATCCTTACATTCATAGTTATACTGCTCGCCGTATTTCAATCTCTCTCGCAGGTTGATAAGAAGAATATACGGATGGGAAATCGCCTGTATGAAAAGGAAAAATACCTTGATTCCGAAGTAAAATATCGTAAAGCATTGGAGAATAATCCCAATTCAGTAGATGCCATGTTTAACCTAGGTGATGCCCTATACAAACAAGGAAAAGTGGAGGAGTCTGCTAAAGTTTTTAATGAGGCACTTCCGTTGGTTAAGCAAAAGGAACAACGCGATCATTTAGCAAATACCTTGTATAATCTAGGAAATTCATTACTCAAGGCAAAAAAGTTCGATGAGAGTATAAATGCTTATAAGCACTCGTTACGAGCAAATCCAAAAGATTCGGATACGAAGTATAACCTAGCGTATGCGATGCAAATGAAGAAACAAGACCAAAAAAAGAAAGACGACAAAAATAAAGATAAAAATAAACCCGACGATCAAAAGAAGAAAGATCCAAATAAGGATAAAAATGATCAAGATAAACAGCAACCGCAAAAACCGCAACAAAAGATATCAAAGGATGATGCAGAGAGAATTTTGAATGCACTCCAAAATAATGAGCAAAAAGTCCAAGAAAAAGCAAGAGAACAAAAAGGTCAACCGGTAAAAGTGAAGGTTCAAAAAAATTGGTAA
- a CDS encoding glutathione peroxidase, with the protein MKTTLSFFSLMVIAAIAFGQTSTFYDFKVKAIDGTDYDLSELKGKKVLVVNTASKCGLTPQYTDLQKLYETYGGGNFIIIGFPANNFMSQEPGSNSDIKSFCTQNYGVTFPMMEKISVKGKDIHPLYKWLTNKSENGVMDAEVSWNFQKFMIDENGKLVDFASPKEKPQSEKIINWIKK; encoded by the coding sequence ATGAAAACAACACTCTCTTTCTTTTCGCTAATGGTTATTGCAGCCATTGCTTTTGGCCAAACCAGTACCTTCTACGATTTTAAAGTTAAAGCCATTGATGGAACGGATTACGATCTATCTGAACTTAAAGGTAAAAAGGTTTTGGTTGTTAATACTGCATCAAAATGCGGATTAACTCCGCAATATACTGACTTACAGAAGTTATACGAAACCTATGGCGGCGGAAATTTCATAATCATTGGATTTCCTGCAAATAACTTTATGTCTCAAGAGCCAGGAAGTAATTCCGATATTAAAAGTTTCTGCACTCAGAACTATGGGGTTACGTTTCCAATGATGGAAAAAATATCAGTAAAGGGAAAGGACATTCACCCTTTGTATAAATGGTTGACTAATAAAAGTGAGAATGGAGTTATGGATGCAGAAGTTTCGTGGAATTTCCAAAAGTTTATGATAGACGAGAATGGTAAACTGGTGGATTTTGCCTCTCCAAAAGAGAAACCACAATCGGAAAAGATTATTAACTGGATAAAAAAATAG
- a CDS encoding transcriptional regulator: MNNFDWANELNVAVTVCDLNGIVLYMNEKSAKTFSKDGGKNLIGKSLMGCHSEKSKAKISELMGDASTNAYTIEKNGIKKMIYQTPWFVAGKIEGLVEFSMEIPLEMAHFKRE, from the coding sequence ATGAATAATTTTGATTGGGCAAATGAACTTAATGTGGCGGTTACTGTCTGCGATTTAAATGGTATTGTTCTATATATGAACGAAAAATCGGCAAAGACATTTTCTAAGGATGGCGGTAAAAACCTAATTGGAAAAAGTTTGATGGGTTGCCATTCCGAAAAATCAAAAGCCAAGATTAGTGAGTTAATGGGAGATGCAAGTACAAACGCCTACACCATTGAGAAGAATGGAATAAAGAAAATGATCTATCAAACGCCATGGTTTGTGGCGGGAAAGATTGAGGGATTAGTAGAGTTTTCGATGGAAATCCCTCTTGAAATGGCTCATTTTAAAAGGGAATAA
- a CDS encoding DUF2179 domain-containing protein yields MSFPDSNIFLYGILPLIIFFARICDVTIGTIRIILVSKGQKKIAPILGFFEVFIWIVAIGQIMTHLDNVVCYIGYAAGFATGNYIGMLVEEKLAMGTLIIRIITPKEQTGLIENLHHQGFGATVIDGSGRDGKVSIIYTIVNRKQLHNVEEAIATFYPQAFYSVEDLRSVKNGIVPDGISTFGESINPLKRWRKGK; encoded by the coding sequence ATGTCATTCCCCGACTCAAATATATTCCTTTACGGAATTCTACCGCTGATTATATTTTTCGCTAGAATCTGTGATGTAACAATTGGTACGATACGCATAATACTTGTATCCAAAGGTCAAAAAAAGATTGCGCCCATCTTGGGTTTTTTCGAGGTGTTTATTTGGATAGTGGCAATTGGTCAGATTATGACTCACCTCGATAATGTTGTCTGCTATATTGGGTATGCTGCCGGTTTTGCTACTGGAAATTATATTGGAATGTTAGTGGAAGAAAAGTTGGCAATGGGTACACTAATTATTCGCATAATAACACCCAAAGAGCAAACAGGCCTCATTGAAAATTTACACCATCAAGGATTTGGTGCCACAGTTATTGATGGTTCTGGTCGTGACGGAAAGGTTAGTATTATTTATACGATCGTTAACCGTAAGCAACTTCACAATGTAGAAGAGGCAATTGCGACCTTCTACCCGCAGGCATTTTACTCCGTTGAAGATTTACGATCAGTCAAGAACGGTATTGTTCCCGATGGAATTTCAACATTTGGGGAGAGCATTAACCCTCTTAAGCGGTGGCGCAAAGGGAAATAA
- a CDS encoding DUF58 domain-containing protein, producing the protein METTELLKKVRKIEIKTRGLTNHIFAGEYHSAFKGRGMTFSEVREYQYGDDIRNIDWNVTARFNSPFVKVFEEERELTVMLLIDVSGSRFFGSTHQLKMGLMTEIGAVLSFSAIQNNDKIGVIFFSDKIEKFMPPKKGKRHILRIIRELIEFKPTSDKTNISEALRFLTNGIKKRSTAFILSDFIDFKETNSTQPNYLEAMRIASNKHDIVAIRVFDRREAELPAVGLLKVKDAESGVDKWIDTDSNSVRDGYAKWWNQATLSVNEIFSKCRVDSVSIGTDEDYVQPLVKLFKRR; encoded by the coding sequence GTGGAAACAACTGAGCTATTGAAAAAAGTTCGTAAGATCGAAATTAAAACACGCGGTCTTACAAATCATATATTTGCTGGCGAATACCATAGCGCCTTTAAGGGACGTGGTATGACCTTTAGCGAAGTTAGGGAATACCAATACGGTGACGATATTCGGAATATCGATTGGAATGTAACGGCAAGATTTAATAGCCCTTTCGTTAAGGTGTTTGAAGAGGAGCGTGAGTTAACCGTTATGCTACTGATTGATGTTAGCGGCTCCAGGTTCTTTGGATCAACCCACCAACTCAAAATGGGTCTTATGACTGAAATTGGTGCCGTGTTATCCTTTTCAGCAATTCAAAATAACGACAAAATTGGTGTCATATTCTTTAGCGACAAGATTGAGAAATTCATGCCACCAAAAAAAGGGAAACGACACATTCTTAGGATTATTCGTGAGTTGATTGAATTTAAGCCAACTAGCGACAAAACTAATATTTCAGAAGCCCTTCGGTTCCTAACAAATGGAATTAAAAAACGGAGCACTGCCTTCATTTTATCCGACTTTATCGATTTTAAGGAGACCAACTCTACCCAACCAAACTATTTGGAAGCAATGAGAATTGCCAGTAACAAGCATGATATTGTTGCTATTAGAGTATTTGATAGGAGGGAAGCAGAATTGCCTGCCGTAGGATTGCTCAAGGTAAAAGATGCTGAATCTGGTGTTGATAAATGGATAGATACCGATAGTAATTCTGTTCGTGATGGTTATGCTAAATGGTGGAATCAGGCTACTTTATCGGTAAACGAAATTTTTTCTAAGTGTCGAGTCGATTCCGTTTCTATTGGAACCGATGAAGATTACGTTCAACCCTTAGTTAAGCTTTTCAAACGCAGATAG
- a CDS encoding tetratricopeptide repeat protein, whose protein sequence is MNKLLLSIVFSISTIFSFAEQPVDSLWAQGNTAYQNGNYQAAINSYNSILEKGLSAPDLYFNLGNSFYKMNELAQSILFYERAIKLSPSNEDYRYNLDVAKLKVVDKIEIIPQFFLYSWISNLKSLANPNGWAIVAIFLFIVCSSSILLWRFGLSLFLKRAGFLASSLFAILFVVSLLISFSEADRYGTKNEAVILRPVVTVKSSPDQNGKDLFILHEGTKVVITDSLTHWIEVKISDGNSGWVNAADIEKI, encoded by the coding sequence ATGAATAAGTTGTTACTTTCAATCGTCTTTTCAATTTCTACGATATTCTCTTTTGCGGAACAACCCGTAGACTCATTATGGGCACAAGGAAATACTGCCTATCAAAATGGCAATTATCAAGCTGCTATTAACAGCTATAATTCCATTCTCGAAAAAGGCCTCAGCGCTCCCGATTTGTATTTTAATTTAGGTAACTCATTCTACAAAATGAATGAATTAGCGCAATCAATACTATTTTATGAACGGGCGATAAAGCTCTCTCCATCAAATGAGGATTACCGGTACAATCTTGATGTGGCCAAGCTCAAGGTGGTTGATAAAATTGAAATAATTCCCCAATTCTTTCTCTACAGTTGGATATCGAATTTAAAGAGTTTAGCAAATCCTAACGGTTGGGCAATTGTTGCTATATTCTTATTTATCGTTTGTTCATCATCGATTCTATTATGGCGGTTTGGGTTATCCTTGTTTCTCAAACGAGCTGGATTTTTGGCCTCAAGCTTGTTTGCAATTCTGTTCGTCGTTTCTCTTCTAATAAGTTTTTCGGAAGCTGATCGTTATGGAACTAAAAACGAAGCGGTAATACTGCGGCCCGTTGTAACTGTAAAAAGTTCTCCCGATCAAAATGGGAAAGACCTATTCATTCTTCACGAAGGTACAAAGGTTGTAATTACGGACTCACTTACACACTGGATAGAGGTTAAAATTTCTGATGGTAATTCAGGATGGGTTAATGCAGCCGATATAGAAAAGATATAA
- a CDS encoding universal stress protein — MTDRKKIKIIVSIDFNDESMAALKQSYRVAKFLKAEIVLVHVFELPDFLESLFTKNEDLVRITAETVLKLNDLVTRAKQESDLEVTSRFETGKAYIRIVEVAKEINARLIIMGRSGTDATKRLGSNTIHVVGNAPCPVITVKDFNHKIDFKNIILPLDLSKKTAEQTAMAVALGKHFGSTIHIVSVLTGGIFLYRSRIYTKMLRVERELAKQNVITKLKLYPKSAIPAYELIMKYSEEENADLIMLLARQESSVNEHYVGATAQHIINESIIPVLSLIPAERHSGESPFESVWNPLGVY, encoded by the coding sequence ATGACCGATCGAAAAAAAATTAAGATAATAGTTAGCATTGATTTTAACGACGAATCAATGGCGGCATTAAAGCAGAGTTATAGAGTAGCGAAGTTTCTCAAGGCTGAAATCGTTTTGGTTCACGTCTTTGAACTTCCAGATTTTCTCGAATCGCTATTTACGAAAAATGAAGATTTGGTTAGGATCACTGCTGAGACGGTTCTAAAACTTAATGATTTGGTAACTCGCGCAAAGCAAGAATCTGATTTAGAGGTTACCTCACGATTTGAAACGGGAAAAGCCTATATTAGAATTGTGGAGGTTGCCAAGGAAATTAATGCACGTCTGATTATTATGGGACGAAGTGGGACAGACGCCACTAAACGTCTTGGATCTAACACAATACACGTAGTTGGTAATGCCCCCTGCCCCGTAATTACGGTGAAAGATTTTAATCATAAAATAGATTTCAAGAACATTATCTTACCGCTTGACCTTTCGAAAAAGACTGCAGAGCAAACAGCAATGGCGGTTGCTTTAGGAAAACATTTTGGTAGCACGATTCATATAGTATCCGTTCTTACGGGTGGAATTTTCCTATATCGCAGCAGAATTTATACTAAAATGCTTCGAGTGGAGCGCGAATTGGCTAAGCAAAATGTAATTACGAAATTGAAACTTTACCCAAAGTCGGCCATTCCTGCGTATGAGTTGATCATGAAGTATTCGGAGGAGGAAAATGCCGATTTGATAATGCTGTTGGCTCGTCAAGAATCTTCGGTCAATGAGCACTATGTGGGGGCTACTGCCCAACACATAATAAATGAATCAATAATACCAGTTCTTAGTTTGATTCCAGCCGAACGACATAGTGGAGAATCTCCTTTTGAATCGGTATGGAACCCATTAGGTGTATACTAA
- a CDS encoding DUF2764 family protein: MGKNYYFLTASLPELAFDLEAKTISIESLKLEIQEAITPSDWKRMSEIFRQYDVANILYLKGIDGSRFSELGNYSEEEMNLALENISILPTFIRDFLKEPISSEDDNVIPYTEIETLKPEMLLWTNFYSAMQKKNNSFIRNWYSFDRDFRNILTAITCRKQKIEIAPHLIGTGALVELLAHSSASDFGVHQEIDYIDRLIHIAEIPNLLEREKKFDLLRWEKAEEIAVYDYFNVNSLMAFLIKALIVHRWISLDRTYGETLFQNLVSELKNSFDLTDSFKVQ, encoded by the coding sequence ATGGGTAAGAACTATTACTTTCTTACCGCTAGTCTTCCTGAATTAGCATTCGATTTAGAGGCGAAGACTATCAGTATTGAATCCCTTAAGCTAGAGATACAGGAGGCGATAACTCCCTCCGATTGGAAACGTATGTCCGAGATTTTCAGACAGTACGATGTTGCAAATATCCTCTATCTAAAAGGTATTGATGGTTCTAGATTCTCCGAACTAGGGAATTATTCGGAAGAAGAAATGAATCTAGCGCTCGAAAACATCTCAATACTGCCTACATTCATTCGCGATTTTCTGAAAGAACCGATATCTTCCGAGGATGATAATGTCATCCCTTACACGGAAATCGAAACGCTTAAGCCGGAGATGCTGCTGTGGACAAATTTTTACAGCGCAATGCAAAAGAAGAATAATTCCTTCATCCGGAATTGGTATTCCTTCGATCGGGATTTTAGAAATATTCTCACCGCAATTACCTGCAGAAAACAAAAAATAGAAATAGCTCCTCATCTTATTGGAACTGGTGCATTAGTTGAATTATTGGCTCATAGTAGTGCTTCCGATTTTGGTGTGCATCAAGAAATTGATTATATCGATAGGCTAATTCATATTGCGGAAATTCCAAACTTACTTGAGCGAGAAAAAAAGTTTGATTTACTGCGCTGGGAAAAAGCGGAAGAAATTGCCGTTTATGATTATTTTAATGTGAACTCATTGATGGCGTTCTTGATTAAAGCCTTAATTGTTCATAGGTGGATAAGCCTCGATAGAACCTACGGGGAGACCTTATTCCAGAATTTAGTAAGCGAACTTAAAAACAGTTTCGACCTAACAGATAGTTTTAAAGTTCAGTAA